The Paenibacillus sophorae genome has a segment encoding these proteins:
- a CDS encoding YneF family protein, whose amino-acid sequence MNIALPIITLVVGLIGGFFIGVYYLRKQMTNMQNDPEMLQKVAKQMGYNLNSKQMQRAQQMMKNQNVPGRGPSGGNKGPKRKSK is encoded by the coding sequence ATGAATATTGCACTTCCTATTATTACACTGGTTGTGGGGCTGATCGGCGGCTTCTTCATCGGTGTATATTATCTGCGCAAGCAAATGACCAACATGCAGAATGATCCGGAGATGCTGCAAAAGGTTGCCAAGCAGATGGGATATAATTTGAACAGTAAGCAAATGCAGCGCGCCCAGCAAATGATGAAGAACCAGAACGTGCCGGGACGTGGTCCGTCCGGCGGCAATAAAGGACCAAAAAGAAAGAGCAAGTAA
- the lepB gene encoding signal peptidase I, whose product MEREPEEEYPSFRRRSERYSRLEKYRSNRSRKWMAELKDGLITAAAVFAVMSLLNLFVFNISMVKGRSMQPTLYEGERLFINKITLAFDNPKRGDVIVLHDPSSGPDRKEYLVKRVIGLPGDIVEVREHRLYVNGKPSEETYVDTIIEDADFAPVTVGKGLYFIMGDNRHAGASKDSRYFGPVPLKLIVGRAAYIWWPLSKMNTL is encoded by the coding sequence ATGGAGCGGGAACCTGAAGAGGAATACCCGTCGTTCCGCAGACGGAGCGAACGGTATTCCAGACTGGAGAAGTATCGCTCCAACCGGAGCAGAAAATGGATGGCAGAATTGAAAGACGGGCTGATTACGGCGGCTGCGGTATTCGCAGTTATGTCGCTGCTTAATCTGTTCGTGTTCAACATATCGATGGTTAAAGGCAGGTCGATGCAGCCTACACTATACGAAGGCGAACGGCTGTTCATTAACAAAATCACCCTTGCTTTCGATAATCCAAAGCGCGGCGATGTTATTGTGCTGCATGATCCGAGCTCCGGTCCTGACCGGAAGGAATATTTGGTTAAACGGGTCATTGGCCTACCCGGTGATATTGTGGAAGTGCGGGAGCATAGGCTGTATGTAAACGGCAAGCCAAGCGAGGAGACGTATGTGGATACGATCATTGAGGACGCCGATTTCGCGCCGGTCACCGTCGGCAAAGGACTATATTTTATCATGGGTGACAATCGTCATGCCGGTGCGAGTAAAGACAGCCGCTACTTCGGCCCCGTCCCCCTGAAATTGATTGTCGGCAGAGCCGCCTATATTTGGTGGCCCCTGTCAAAAATGAATACCCTATAG
- the acpS gene encoding holo-ACP synthase, whose translation MIYGIGHDVLEINRITVLLEGRLGGRFARRVLTEGELSVAGSRGGLTAEYAAGRFAAKEAIVKAFGCGIGAVLGFTDIEILPGKLGRPEAAISGEAWGRLNLPEGYDYVIHLTITHTRDLASAFAVVEQRLH comes from the coding sequence TTGATATACGGAATCGGGCATGATGTGTTGGAGATTAACCGGATCACTGTTCTGCTGGAAGGGCGGCTCGGCGGCAGGTTTGCGCGCCGCGTCCTGACCGAAGGCGAGCTTTCCGTGGCGGGAAGCCGGGGCGGTCTCACGGCGGAGTATGCCGCCGGAAGGTTTGCGGCCAAGGAGGCCATCGTCAAGGCGTTCGGCTGTGGAATCGGGGCGGTGCTGGGATTTACGGATATTGAAATACTCCCGGGGAAGCTGGGCAGGCCGGAAGCGGCCATTTCGGGCGAAGCTTGGGGAAGGCTGAATCTGCCGGAAGGATACGATTACGTCATTCACCTTACGATTACGCACACCCGGGATTTGGCATCGGCCTTTGCCGTCGTCGAACAGCGGTTGCATTAG
- a CDS encoding alpha/beta hydrolase family protein has product MSRSINFEIPAGDDSVLRCTRFPSRGEAGSLIVIAHGYKGFKDWGMFPHVAESLSGKHEVVTFNFSHGGIGEDLQNFTELEKFARNTYHREQKDLNVLLSYLSQHPKLGGLPLFLLGHSRGGGDCLLYALDSPGEVAGVISWNGVTDLDLFTEEQKKDMREKGRAYVLNGRTGQQMPLDAVILEDLERQKERYNIIERMRTAKFPVTLIQGSKDGPRLRQGSEKLTAIRPDIDWVQIPGGDHTFGTVHPFAGPTPQLEQAIAATQAFIDQVLRS; this is encoded by the coding sequence ATGAGTCGAAGCATCAATTTTGAAATCCCCGCGGGGGATGACTCCGTTCTGCGCTGCACCCGCTTTCCTTCCCGGGGAGAGGCAGGCAGCCTGATCGTAATCGCGCACGGCTATAAAGGGTTCAAGGATTGGGGAATGTTTCCTCATGTTGCGGAATCGCTGAGCGGCAAGCATGAGGTCGTGACATTCAATTTCTCCCATGGCGGAATCGGCGAGGATCTCCAAAACTTCACCGAGCTTGAGAAGTTCGCCCGCAATACATACCACCGTGAGCAAAAAGACCTGAACGTGCTGCTCTCCTATCTCAGCCAGCATCCAAAGCTCGGCGGACTGCCGCTCTTCCTTCTGGGGCACAGCCGGGGCGGAGGCGATTGTCTGCTGTATGCCCTTGATTCTCCCGGCGAAGTCGCCGGCGTCATTTCCTGGAACGGCGTCACCGATCTGGATCTGTTCACGGAGGAGCAGAAAAAGGACATGCGTGAAAAAGGCCGCGCCTATGTCCTGAACGGCCGTACCGGACAGCAAATGCCGCTGGACGCTGTCATTTTGGAGGACTTGGAGCGGCAGAAAGAGCGCTACAATATTATAGAACGAATGCGGACGGCCAAATTCCCGGTTACGCTCATTCAGGGAAGCAAGGACGGCCCCCGCCTGCGGCAGGGATCGGAGAAGCTGACCGCCATAAGGCCGGACATCGACTGGGTTCAGATTCCGGGGGGAGATCACACCTTTGGAACGGTCCATCCGTTTGCCGGGCCTACTCCGCAATTGGAGCAGGCAATCGCCGCGACCCAAGCTTTTATCGACCAAGTGCTGCGCTCCTAG
- the folE gene encoding GTP cyclohydrolase I FolE — protein MGGVKDYVNGSVSANREKIEYHVQKILELIGEDTGREGLLETPARVTRMYEEIFAGYSVDPREVLGVTFDESHEELVIVKDIVYYSQCEHHMAPFFGKVHIGYIPSGRIAGLSKLARLVEAVTRRLQVQERITSQIADIMTEVLSPHGVMVVVEGEHLCMCARGVKKPGSKTVTSAVRGIFRENPATRAEFLSLIKE, from the coding sequence ATGGGCGGAGTCAAAGATTATGTGAACGGCAGCGTATCGGCGAACCGTGAGAAGATAGAGTATCATGTTCAGAAAATATTGGAGCTGATCGGCGAGGATACCGGAAGGGAAGGACTGCTCGAGACGCCTGCCCGGGTAACGCGGATGTACGAGGAGATTTTTGCCGGTTATTCCGTCGACCCGAGAGAAGTGCTTGGTGTTACCTTCGATGAGTCCCATGAAGAGCTCGTTATTGTAAAGGATATCGTCTATTACAGCCAGTGCGAACACCATATGGCTCCTTTCTTCGGCAAGGTGCATATCGGGTACATTCCGAGCGGACGTATTGCCGGGCTAAGCAAGCTGGCGCGGCTGGTGGAAGCCGTGACGCGCCGCCTGCAGGTGCAGGAGCGCATCACCTCGCAGATCGCCGATATTATGACCGAAGTGCTGAGTCCGCATGGTGTAATGGTGGTTGTTGAAGGAGAGCATCTGTGCATGTGCGCCCGGGGCGTCAAGAAGCCGGGCAGCAAGACGGTTACCTCGGCTGTCAGGGGAATCTTCCGTGAGAACCCGGCCACCCGGGCGGAATTTCTATCGTTAATCAAGGAATAA
- a CDS encoding IclR family transcriptional regulator yields the protein MKHERKRPVDDDRKLTVRAVERALDILLCFTRDSDLSLTEIAAGIGLHKSTVHRLLTTLEDRRFITRNPATEKYRLGIRIWELSTHLPVSENPGTLLLPAMERLRDRLGETVSLYLRDGLERVRIQAVQSNQAIRRVAQIGARLPLSVGASSKVLAAYAPPEVRKELLEEEDWPQAIDRQGYADQLKEVIRAGYATSFEEREPGAAAVAVPVIGRSGEVAAALSLSGPVSRLSHETLVEYSDVLKEAAAEMGLMVS from the coding sequence ATGAAACATGAAAGGAAGAGACCCGTGGATGACGACCGTAAACTGACGGTGCGCGCCGTGGAGCGTGCGCTCGATATTCTGTTGTGCTTTACAAGAGACAGCGATCTAAGCCTGACTGAGATTGCCGCGGGCATCGGTCTGCACAAGAGCACGGTGCATCGGCTGCTGACTACGCTTGAGGATAGAAGATTCATCACCCGCAACCCGGCTACGGAAAAATACAGGCTCGGCATCCGGATCTGGGAGTTGTCGACCCATCTGCCGGTCTCGGAGAACCCGGGCACACTGCTGCTGCCGGCGATGGAGCGGCTGCGCGACCGGCTTGGAGAGACGGTCAGCCTGTACCTTCGGGACGGACTGGAACGGGTGCGCATTCAGGCGGTGCAGAGCAACCAGGCCATCCGGCGAGTGGCGCAGATCGGCGCCAGGCTGCCGCTGTCGGTCGGAGCTTCCAGCAAGGTGCTGGCTGCATACGCTCCTCCGGAGGTCCGAAAGGAACTGCTGGAAGAGGAGGACTGGCCGCAGGCAATTGACCGGCAAGGGTATGCGGATCAATTGAAAGAAGTGATAAGGGCGGGATATGCGACCAGCTTTGAGGAACGAGAACCGGGCGCGGCCGCTGTCGCCGTGCCCGTTATTGGGCGAAGCGGCGAGGTGGCTGCCGCCCTGTCGCTGTCCGGGCCGGTCAGTAGGCTGTCCCACGAGACGCTGGTCGAATACTCGGATGTACTGAAGGAAGCGGCAGCGGAAATGGGACTTATGGTGAGCTGA
- the mutY gene encoding A/G-specific adenine glycosylase — MAHDEEQREIERREDMTFFSRYLLEWYHGQKRDLPWRRSRDPYHIWVSEIMLQQTRVDTVIPYFNRFIGKFPTIESLADAPEEEVLKCWEGLGYYSRARNLQHAARQVKESYGGKVPDDREAVFELKGVGPYTAGAILSIAFNQPEPAVDGNVMRVLSRFFLIEDDIAKAKTRVKMEVLAKELIPSGEASHFNQALMEHGALVCTPKSPHCLVCPVMERCAGRLAGRETSLPVKTKAKPPRPETRLAALVEGRGEHAGRVLIRQRPSSGLLARMWELPHWPAPEVLGAGAARPGDAAAMDRLRRSLAEAGIAARPEEHFMAAEHTFSHIHWTLQVYRCREEELPLPVAAEARAPYAAQRTSSEAPELFADESGQSAERTEMRWIGRGDMAQYAFPNVFLKLLNAYFDERDAAASGG, encoded by the coding sequence ATGGCACATGATGAAGAACAGCGGGAAATAGAGAGGCGTGAGGACATGACGTTCTTCAGCCGCTATTTGCTGGAGTGGTACCACGGGCAGAAGCGCGATTTGCCGTGGCGGCGCTCCCGCGACCCGTATCATATATGGGTATCGGAAATTATGCTGCAGCAGACCCGGGTGGATACGGTCATCCCGTATTTCAACCGCTTTATCGGGAAGTTTCCCACGATTGAGTCCTTGGCCGATGCGCCGGAGGAAGAGGTGCTGAAATGCTGGGAAGGGCTCGGCTATTACTCCAGGGCCCGGAACTTGCAGCATGCCGCAAGACAGGTGAAGGAATCCTACGGAGGGAAAGTCCCGGACGACCGCGAAGCGGTATTCGAGTTGAAGGGCGTAGGCCCTTATACGGCGGGGGCGATTCTCAGCATCGCTTTTAATCAGCCGGAGCCGGCAGTGGACGGGAATGTCATGCGGGTGCTCTCCCGGTTCTTTCTGATCGAAGACGATATCGCCAAGGCCAAGACCCGGGTCAAAATGGAAGTTTTGGCGAAGGAGCTTATTCCCAGCGGCGAAGCGTCCCATTTCAATCAGGCGCTGATGGAACACGGAGCGCTGGTCTGCACCCCGAAATCGCCGCACTGCTTGGTCTGCCCGGTGATGGAACGCTGCGCCGGGCGGCTCGCGGGCCGCGAGACCTCGCTGCCCGTCAAGACCAAGGCCAAGCCGCCGCGCCCGGAAACGCGGCTGGCGGCCCTGGTGGAGGGCCGCGGCGAGCACGCGGGCCGGGTGCTTATCCGGCAGCGGCCATCCAGCGGGCTTCTGGCCCGCATGTGGGAGCTGCCGCACTGGCCGGCGCCGGAGGTTCTCGGCGCCGGAGCCGCGCGGCCGGGAGACGCGGCCGCGATGGACCGGCTGCGCCGGTCCCTGGCCGAGGCCGGGATCGCCGCCCGGCCGGAGGAGCATTTTATGGCTGCCGAGCATACGTTCAGCCATATCCATTGGACCCTGCAGGTGTACCGCTGCAGGGAGGAGGAGCTTCCGCTGCCTGTGGCGGCGGAAGCGCGGGCGCCGTACGCTGCGCAGCGTACGTCCTCAGAGGCGCCTGAGCTCTTCGCCGACGAGAGCGGGCAATCCGCGGAACGGACGGAAATGCGCTGGATCGGACGCGGGGATATGGCGCAATACGCTTTTCCGAACGTCTTCCTTAAGCTGTTGAACGCTTACTTCGATGAAAGGGACGCCGCCGCATCCGGCGGGTAG
- a CDS encoding Fe-Mn family superoxide dismutase has translation MLYEYGPPSSVRILEEIRFWKNQEKENTALIKIAFPELEVPYVKLMDDWAAVFTATENAARSLLETALSPAAPGGTDSTEVEHLAAAAGEQSREFIRQLNAIHEQNPALRGAAEETFLPHVIRETEYFLGVLNGPGYSGAPFGTARDASASLSEGASPEFSPSGPGDQELTHPPSNRDLAPVPIGGHKLPPLPYPYNALEPYIDEKTMRIHHDIHHKSYVDGLNKAEKKLADARKSGDFDLVKHWERELAFNGAGHYLHTIFWDEMSPHGGGRPTGALLTAIERDFGSYNAFKKQFSEAAEKVEGGGWAILVWSPRSHRLEILTAEKHQNLSQWDVVPLLALDVWEHAYYLKHQNKRGDYIQDWWKVVNWPYVSERYAQASKLAWKPY, from the coding sequence ATGCTGTATGAATATGGGCCACCATCATCTGTACGAATATTGGAGGAAATCAGATTTTGGAAAAATCAGGAGAAGGAGAATACGGCGCTCATTAAAATCGCCTTTCCTGAACTGGAAGTTCCTTATGTGAAGCTGATGGATGATTGGGCTGCCGTCTTCACTGCGACCGAGAACGCCGCCCGGAGCCTGCTGGAGACAGCGCTATCCCCTGCCGCTCCGGGCGGAACCGATTCAACCGAGGTTGAACATCTGGCGGCAGCTGCTGGCGAGCAATCCCGGGAATTTATCCGCCAGCTGAATGCCATTCATGAACAGAACCCCGCCCTCAGAGGAGCCGCGGAGGAGACCTTCCTGCCCCATGTTATCCGCGAGACGGAATATTTCCTTGGCGTTCTTAACGGGCCGGGGTATTCCGGAGCGCCTTTCGGAACTGCCAGGGATGCTTCCGCAAGCCTTTCAGAAGGAGCGTCCCCCGAGTTCTCCCCCTCCGGTCCGGGCGATCAAGAACTAACGCATCCCCCCTCCAACCGGGATCTGGCTCCCGTACCGATTGGCGGGCATAAGCTTCCGCCACTGCCGTATCCCTACAACGCCCTTGAACCCTACATCGATGAGAAGACTATGCGGATCCATCACGACATACATCATAAGAGCTATGTGGACGGCCTGAACAAAGCGGAGAAAAAGCTGGCGGACGCCCGAAAGAGCGGAGATTTCGATCTGGTCAAACATTGGGAACGGGAGCTTGCCTTTAACGGGGCCGGCCATTATCTGCACACGATATTCTGGGACGAAATGTCCCCTCATGGCGGCGGACGCCCAACAGGAGCTCTCTTGACGGCCATAGAGCGGGACTTCGGAAGCTATAACGCCTTCAAGAAGCAGTTCAGCGAAGCCGCCGAGAAAGTGGAGGGCGGCGGTTGGGCCATACTCGTCTGGAGCCCGCGAAGCCATAGGCTGGAAATCCTGACAGCAGAGAAGCATCAGAACCTGTCTCAATGGGATGTTGTCCCGCTGCTCGCTCTGGATGTGTGGGAGCATGCCTACTATCTGAAGCACCAGAACAAGCGCGGCGATTATATCCAGGACTGGTGGAAGGTCGTCAACTGGCCTTATGTATCCGAGAGATATGCACAAGCAAGCAAGCTCGCCTGGAAACCTTACTAA
- a CDS encoding GNAT family N-acetyltransferase, protein MQVRSFQLSDVSPVTELLQAALSEECFEKTIEPFSRQLSWDSDLIVVAEEEGEIVGALIGTIERNYGCYFRIAVHPDFRRRGIGRRLVSAMESRFQARKVNGIYVVGDEHNEAALPLYEAMGYGENQIFKSVRKLSIVG, encoded by the coding sequence ATGCAAGTTCGTTCCTTTCAATTAAGCGACGTAAGTCCAGTGACTGAACTGCTGCAAGCCGCCTTATCTGAAGAATGTTTCGAGAAGACCATCGAGCCCTTCTCCAGACAGCTTTCATGGGATTCCGATCTCATTGTTGTTGCGGAAGAAGAAGGGGAAATTGTCGGAGCGCTGATTGGCACGATTGAGAGAAATTATGGTTGTTATTTCCGTATTGCCGTTCATCCCGATTTTCGCCGCAGAGGAATCGGCAGAAGGCTTGTATCGGCTATGGAGAGCAGATTTCAAGCGCGCAAGGTCAACGGAATTTACGTTGTCGGCGACGAGCATAACGAGGCTGCCCTTCCGCTGTACGAAGCGATGGGTTATGGGGAGAACCAGATCTTTAAATCGGTGCGAAAGCTGAGCATCGTCGGGTAA
- a CDS encoding alpha/beta hydrolase, whose amino-acid sequence MDLTHPRTGTTVSPRPKDRQSDKAPQLSLRLIRIKHIIVALLLSVFFFLVFCFISLHAYITWVLSNPTVAPLFSNPALSKGLKYEDVTFPASDGSRNIQGWYIPSKNSAKTIVFSHGYGANREESWVPMYDLAHFAHRLNFNVIMFDYGFASHSNKDVATGGKKESRELLGAIQLAKQRGAKEIVVWGFSMGAGTALQTGLVTKDVDAMILDSTFLLEPDTLYHNIRQNIDLPRHPSLEIMEMLFPVLNGTGLNQIPYAEVKSEDYPFPILFMHGTQDEKAPYPIAEKLAANQTNPYSGSWIVEGAHHELLFREHPREYLRRVSAFLSNVPQAKAAEEKQQIN is encoded by the coding sequence ATGGATCTTACACATCCACGCACCGGCACGACGGTCTCCCCAAGGCCGAAAGACCGTCAGTCCGACAAGGCGCCGCAGCTGTCCCTGCGGTTGATTCGCATAAAGCATATTATTGTGGCACTGCTGCTGTCCGTTTTCTTTTTTCTCGTGTTCTGCTTTATCTCGCTGCACGCTTATATTACCTGGGTGCTGTCCAATCCGACGGTCGCCCCGCTTTTCTCCAATCCGGCATTATCGAAAGGTCTGAAATACGAGGACGTGACCTTTCCGGCGAGCGACGGCAGCCGCAATATCCAAGGCTGGTACATTCCCTCCAAGAACTCGGCCAAGACGATCGTGTTCAGCCACGGCTATGGCGCCAACCGCGAGGAATCCTGGGTTCCGATGTACGATCTCGCCCATTTTGCGCACCGCCTGAATTTCAATGTCATTATGTTCGATTACGGCTTCGCTTCCCACAGCAACAAAGACGTTGCGACAGGCGGTAAAAAAGAGTCCCGCGAGCTCCTCGGAGCCATCCAGCTTGCCAAGCAGCGCGGAGCGAAGGAGATCGTCGTGTGGGGCTTCTCCATGGGTGCGGGCACCGCTCTGCAGACAGGGCTGGTTACCAAGGATGTGGACGCGATGATTCTCGACAGCACCTTCCTGCTGGAGCCGGACACGCTGTATCACAACATCAGGCAGAACATTGATCTTCCGCGCCATCCGTCCCTTGAGATTATGGAAATGCTCTTTCCGGTTCTGAACGGCACAGGCCTGAACCAGATTCCTTATGCCGAAGTAAAGAGTGAAGATTATCCTTTTCCGATTCTGTTTATGCATGGAACGCAGGATGAAAAAGCGCCTTATCCAATCGCCGAGAAGCTGGCCGCGAATCAAACCAATCCGTATTCCGGCTCCTGGATTGTGGAAGGCGCTCATCATGAGCTGCTGTTCCGCGAGCATCCCCGCGAATACCTGCGCCGGGTTTCCGCCTTCCTAAGCAATGTTCCGCAGGCGAAAGCCGCTGAGGAGAAGCAGCAGATCAACTAA
- a CDS encoding superoxide dismutase has product MAFELPALPYPNDALEPHIDATTMEIHHDRHHNTYVTNLNAALEKAPELQGKGLEELISNLDAVPEAIRTAVRNNGGGHANHSLFWETIGPNAGGAPTGALASAIDSELGGFEKFKEDFAAAATTRFGSGWAWLSLKDGKLAVTSTPNQDSPVMEGATPLLGLDVWEHAYYLKYQNKRPDYIKAFWNVVNWDAVGKRYDSAK; this is encoded by the coding sequence ATGGCATTTGAATTACCGGCACTTCCTTATCCAAATGACGCTCTCGAACCGCACATCGATGCTACAACGATGGAGATTCATCACGACAGACACCACAACACATATGTGACCAACCTCAACGCCGCACTGGAAAAGGCACCCGAACTGCAAGGCAAAGGTCTTGAAGAACTGATTTCCAATCTGGATGCCGTACCGGAAGCGATCCGCACCGCAGTACGCAACAACGGCGGCGGACACGCCAACCATTCCCTGTTCTGGGAAACGATCGGACCGAATGCCGGCGGTGCTCCAACCGGAGCATTGGCCAGCGCTATTGACAGCGAGCTGGGCGGCTTCGAGAAATTCAAGGAAGACTTCGCTGCTGCTGCAACAACACGCTTTGGCAGCGGCTGGGCTTGGCTTTCGCTCAAGGACGGCAAACTGGCCGTAACCAGCACGCCTAACCAAGACAGCCCAGTGATGGAAGGCGCGACTCCACTGCTCGGACTTGATGTATGGGAGCATGCCTACTACCTGAAATATCAAAACAAACGCCCTGACTACATCAAAGCGTTCTGGAACGTTGTAAACTGGGATGCCGTTGGCAAACGCTACGACAGCGCGAAGTAA
- the nadE gene encoding NAD(+) synthase, whose product MSIQEEIIAALGVKPAIDAEAEVRQRADFLKAYILESGIKGLLIAISGGVESAVAAGLCKRATDELSAEQGKEYITLGVFQPYGEQEDFGHSYEAAKASGLKHTVETNIGDAVDEIALETEYALKAIGQHRHMTHQGKGDIKAGTRMVFQHALALENNLLVVGTGHASEAITGSCTTWEGGAADIEPLRSLNHRQVRELASYLGVPAEIITEAKAADQRAGQTDAAKRGITYEDSSDYLEGKPVEPAAAELLESFYRKGAYKRSAIPGI is encoded by the coding sequence TTGAGCATACAGGAAGAGATTATTGCCGCCCTCGGCGTAAAACCGGCGATTGACGCGGAAGCTGAAGTGCGGCAGAGAGCCGATTTTCTGAAAGCGTATATCTTGGAATCGGGAATCAAGGGACTGCTGATCGCTATAAGCGGGGGTGTGGAGAGCGCGGTGGCTGCCGGCCTGTGCAAGCGCGCGACGGATGAGCTGAGCGCTGAGCAAGGCAAGGAATATATCACCCTCGGCGTGTTCCAGCCTTATGGAGAGCAGGAGGATTTCGGGCACAGCTACGAGGCAGCCAAAGCGTCCGGGCTTAAGCATACGGTGGAGACGAATATCGGGGATGCGGTTGACGAGATTGCGCTTGAAACGGAGTATGCTTTGAAGGCTATCGGACAGCACCGCCATATGACACATCAGGGTAAGGGAGATATCAAAGCGGGAACGCGGATGGTGTTCCAGCATGCGCTCGCCTTGGAGAACAATCTGCTGGTGGTTGGTACCGGCCATGCATCCGAAGCGATTACCGGCAGCTGCACCACATGGGAAGGCGGAGCCGCCGATATTGAGCCGCTCCGTTCCCTGAACCATCGGCAGGTTCGCGAACTGGCCTCTTATCTCGGCGTGCCGGCCGAAATCATCACGGAGGCGAAGGCTGCTGACCAGCGGGCCGGACAGACAGATGCAGCCAAGCGTGGCATTACGTACGAAGACAGCAGTGATTATCTGGAAGGAAAGCCGGTGGAGCCTGCAGCGGCGGAGCTGCTGGAGAGCTTCTACCGGAAAGGAGCGTATAAGCGGAGCGCCATTCCCGGAATCTGA